A genomic stretch from Buchnera aphidicola BCc includes:
- the rpmJ gene encoding 50S ribosomal protein L36: protein MKVRASVKKICRNCKIIRRKNIIRVICSNDPKHKQRQG, encoded by the coding sequence ATGAAAGTTCGAGCTTCAGTAAAAAAGATATGTCGTAATTGTAAGATTATTCGTAGAAAAAATATAATTCGTGTTATTTGTAGTAATGATCCAAAACATAAACAAAGACAAGGATAA
- the rpsE gene encoding 30S ribosomal protein S5, translating to MHYEKKLSIELKEKLISVNRVSKTVKGGRIFSFTALTVVGNNQGKVGFGYGKAREVPSAIQKAMEKARKNMIIIPLFKNTIQHSVTGLHTGSFIFMKPASEGTGIIAGGAMRSVLEVAGIQNILAKIYGSTNPINVVRATLNGLKKIRSPEMISKKRGKIITII from the coding sequence ATGCATTATGAAAAAAAGTTATCAATTGAGTTAAAAGAAAAATTAATTTCTGTAAATAGAGTTTCTAAGACAGTAAAAGGAGGAAGAATTTTTTCTTTTACTGCTTTAACTGTTGTTGGAAATAATCAAGGAAAAGTAGGATTTGGTTATGGAAAAGCTAGAGAAGTTCCTTCTGCAATTCAAAAAGCAATGGAAAAAGCACGAAAAAATATGATTATAATTCCTTTATTTAAAAATACTATTCAACACTCAGTTACAGGTTTACATACAGGTTCTTTCATTTTTATGAAACCAGCATCTGAAGGAACTGGAATTATTGCTGGTGGAGCTATGAGATCTGTTCTTGAAGTTGCGGGAATTCAAAATATTTTAGCTAAAATATATGGTTCTACTAATCCTATCAATGTTGTAAGGGCGACTTTAAACGGATTAAAAAAAATTAGATCACCGGAAATGATTTCTAAAAAAAGAGGTAAAATTATTACAATAATTTAA
- the rpsN gene encoding 30S ribosomal protein S14 — protein MAKQSMKAREFKRKKLALKYFLIREKLKKIVKSKFSSEKDRWNAMLKLQTLPRDSSPSRQRNRCRQTGRPHAFLRKFGLSRMKLREAAMRGEIPGLTKASW, from the coding sequence ATGGCAAAACAATCAATGAAAGCAAGAGAATTTAAAAGAAAAAAATTAGCATTAAAGTATTTTTTGATTAGAGAGAAATTAAAAAAAATTGTAAAATCTAAATTTTCTTCTGAAAAAGATCGTTGGAATGCTATGTTAAAATTACAAACTTTACCTAGGGATTCTAGTCCATCTAGACAACGTAATCGTTGTAGACAAACTGGACGTCCTCATGCTTTTTTACGTAAATTTGGATTAAGTAGAATGAAATTACGAGAAGCAGCTATGAGAGGTGAAATTCCCGGTTTGACTAAAGCAAGTTGGTAA
- the rplF gene encoding 50S ribosomal protein L6: MSRVAKSPIKIPQNVNISLQDLKVIVHGKLGILKKNIHKCIKIIKKNSYLFFSHNHSSSSYGWMQAGTCRALVNTMIIGVTTGFKKQLILFGIGYRVILENNNILKLYLGFSHSISYQLPNLITANLLSQTEIVLSGINKQLVGQVAANIRSYRKPEPYKGKGIRYLNEIIRIKEAKKK; this comes from the coding sequence ATGTCGCGTGTTGCAAAATCACCAATAAAGATTCCTCAAAATGTAAATATTAGTTTACAAGATTTAAAAGTGATTGTTCATGGAAAATTAGGTATTTTAAAAAAAAATATACATAAATGTATAAAAATTATAAAAAAGAATAGTTATTTATTTTTTTCTCATAATCATTCATCAAGTTCATATGGTTGGATGCAAGCAGGTACTTGTCGTGCTTTAGTTAATACTATGATTATTGGAGTAACTACAGGTTTTAAGAAACAATTAATTTTATTTGGAATTGGTTATAGAGTTATTTTAGAAAATAATAATATTTTAAAATTATATTTGGGTTTTTCACATTCTATTTCTTATCAGTTACCGAATCTAATTACAGCAAATTTATTATCTCAAACAGAAATCGTATTATCAGGAATTAATAAACAATTAGTAGGTCAGGTAGCAGCTAATATACGTTCGTATCGAAAACCAGAACCTTATAAAGGTAAAGGTATTCGTTATTTAAATGAAATAATACGTATTAAAGAGGCAAAAAAAAAGTAA
- the rplX gene encoding 50S ribosomal protein L24, protein MSYKIRSNDLVIVLTGKDKGKVGIVKKIYRSNNTVIVEGINIVKKHQKSIPEKQQSGGIISKELPIHISNVSIFNKKLKKSDKVEFFWHLGKKKRRFKSNKELIQ, encoded by the coding sequence ATGTCATATAAAATACGTTCTAATGATTTAGTTATTGTTTTAACTGGAAAGGATAAAGGTAAAGTTGGTATTGTAAAAAAAATATATCGTAGCAATAATACTGTTATTGTTGAAGGAATTAATATAGTAAAAAAACATCAAAAATCTATTCCTGAAAAGCAACAGAGTGGAGGAATTATTTCAAAAGAATTACCTATTCATATTTCTAATGTATCAATTTTTAATAAAAAACTTAAAAAATCAGATAAAGTTGAATTTTTTTGGCATCTCGGTAAGAAAAAGCGTAGATTTAAATCTAATAAAGAATTAATACAGTAA
- the rpsH gene encoding 30S ribosomal protein S8 → MSMQDPIADMITCIRNGQFSNKIFVIVPFSRLKENIVKVLKFEGYIINYKIKKNNNKVLKIFLKYFNGKSVIENIKRISRPSLRRYCNKRNLPIVMNNLGIAIISTSRGVMTDRIAREKGLGGEIICYVD, encoded by the coding sequence ATGAGTATGCAAGATCCAATAGCAGATATGATTACTTGTATTCGTAATGGTCAATTTTCAAATAAAATTTTTGTAATAGTCCCTTTTTCAAGATTAAAAGAAAACATTGTAAAAGTATTAAAATTTGAAGGATATATTATAAATTATAAAATAAAAAAAAATAATAATAAAGTATTAAAAATTTTTTTAAAATATTTTAATGGTAAATCTGTTATTGAAAATATCAAACGTATTAGTCGTCCAAGTTTACGTAGATATTGTAATAAACGTAATTTACCTATTGTTATGAATAATTTAGGAATTGCTATTATTTCGACTTCTAGAGGTGTTATGACTGATCGTATAGCAAGAGAAAAAGGTTTAGGTGGAGAAATCATATGTTACGTAGATTAA
- the rpsD gene encoding 30S ribosomal protein S4, whose protein sequence is MAKYLGPKLKLCRRENSDLFLKSGVRTIESKCNIDQAPGQHGSRKLRLSEYAKQLREKQKLRRLYGILEKQFHNYYKKASKLKGNTGQNLLFLLESRLDNIVYRLGFGTTRLEARQLINHKSICVNNKIVSFPSFQVSIDDKISVVKKSKNQLRIKASLEIMKQKEKPSWLSIDYPNMEGVFLRSIERDDLSSDINEHLIIELYSK, encoded by the coding sequence ATGGCAAAATATTTGGGTCCTAAATTAAAATTGTGTAGACGTGAAAATTCAGATTTATTTTTAAAATCTGGAGTGCGTACTATTGAATCTAAATGTAATATTGATCAAGCTCCTGGTCAACATGGATCTCGAAAATTGCGTTTATCGGAATATGCAAAACAATTACGAGAAAAACAAAAATTACGTCGTTTATATGGAATATTAGAAAAACAATTTCATAATTATTATAAGAAAGCATCAAAATTAAAAGGAAACACAGGACAAAATTTATTATTTTTATTAGAAAGTCGTTTGGATAATATTGTATATCGATTAGGTTTTGGAACTACTCGTTTAGAAGCACGTCAATTAATTAATCATAAATCTATTTGTGTTAATAATAAAATTGTTTCTTTTCCTTCTTTTCAAGTATCTATTGATGATAAAATATCAGTTGTTAAAAAGTCTAAAAATCAATTAAGAATTAAAGCTTCTTTAGAAATTATGAAACAAAAAGAAAAACCTAGTTGGTTAAGTATAGATTATCCAAACATGGAAGGCGTATTTTTACGTTCTATAGAACGTGATGATTTATCTTCGGATATTAATGAGCATTTAATTATAGAATTATATTCGAAGTAA
- the rpmD gene encoding 50S ribosomal protein L30, with amino-acid sequence MMKTILITQIKSQIGRLPKHKATMKGLGLRNIGDTVERKDTAAIRGMIKKVYYMISIK; translated from the coding sequence ATTATGAAAACTATTTTAATAACTCAAATAAAAAGTCAAATTGGTCGTTTACCAAAACATAAAGCAACTATGAAAGGATTAGGTTTACGTAATATTGGAGATACTGTTGAAAGAAAAGATACAGCAGCTATTCGTGGAATGATTAAGAAAGTATATTATATGATATCTATTAAATAG
- the secY gene encoding preprotein translocase subunit SecY produces MSTLYNLRKRIFFVFIAIMIFRIGSFIPIPGINIQVLEKFFIYKNSSILTMFNMFSGGSLNRASIFALGVMPYISSSIIVQLLTLISSYLRNLKKEGDIGKKTINQYTKYITFFLSIIQSIGVVISLPFLPGMKNIIVFADCYFYIIAVVSLVTGTIFLMWLGELITTKGVGNGVSLIIFSGIISGLPASVIRTYKLIKIKNFSFLYVFFLLLIIFFVIFIVVFIEKSQRKIIVCYARRQQGRRMYTAHHSYLPLKLNMAGVIPVIFSSSLIVFPSILLTYLRYVFNDYKKIIYFFDFLKFKHSIYLIVNIILIIFFCFFYTNIIFNVQDTANNLKKSGAFLPGIRPGLKTAEYIKNIVFKLTTIGSIYTVFICLIPDIVRYFFKVPFNFGGTSLLIVVVVLIEFITQTQTLMMSTQYKKILKKSHLYLKN; encoded by the coding sequence ATGTCTACATTATATAATTTACGAAAAAGAATTTTTTTTGTTTTTATAGCAATAATGATATTTAGAATAGGTTCATTCATTCCTATTCCAGGTATTAACATACAAGTTTTAGAAAAATTTTTTATTTATAAAAATAGTTCTATATTAACTATGTTTAATATGTTTTCAGGAGGATCATTAAATAGAGCTTCAATATTTGCTTTAGGTGTAATGCCATATATTTCTTCTTCTATAATAGTACAATTATTAACATTGATTAGTTCATATTTACGTAATTTAAAAAAAGAAGGAGATATAGGAAAAAAAACAATTAATCAATATACAAAATATATTACATTTTTTCTTTCAATTATACAATCAATTGGAGTAGTAATTAGTTTACCATTTCTTCCTGGAATGAAAAATATTATAGTTTTTGCAGATTGTTATTTTTATATTATTGCGGTTGTTAGTTTAGTTACCGGTACTATATTTTTAATGTGGTTAGGAGAACTTATTACTACTAAAGGTGTAGGTAATGGAGTTTCTTTAATTATTTTTTCAGGTATAATATCTGGTTTACCAGCTTCTGTTATAAGAACTTATAAATTAATAAAAATTAAAAATTTTAGTTTTCTTTATGTTTTTTTTCTTCTATTAATTATTTTTTTTGTAATTTTTATTGTAGTTTTTATAGAAAAAAGTCAACGTAAAATTATTGTATGTTATGCTCGACGTCAACAAGGTAGACGAATGTATACTGCGCATCATAGTTATTTACCATTAAAATTAAATATGGCTGGAGTAATACCTGTTATTTTTTCATCTAGTTTAATTGTTTTCCCATCAATACTTTTAACTTATTTGCGTTATGTTTTTAACGATTATAAAAAAATAATATATTTTTTTGATTTTTTAAAATTTAAACATAGTATTTATTTAATTGTAAATATTATCTTAATAATATTTTTTTGTTTTTTTTATACTAATATAATTTTTAATGTTCAAGATACTGCTAATAATTTAAAAAAATCTGGAGCTTTTCTTCCTGGAATTAGACCGGGTTTAAAGACTGCAGAATATATTAAAAATATTGTTTTTAAATTAACAACTATTGGTTCAATATATACTGTATTTATTTGTTTAATTCCTGATATTGTACGTTACTTTTTTAAAGTACCTTTTAATTTTGGTGGTACTTCTTTATTAATTGTAGTAGTTGTTTTAATAGAATTTATTACGCAAACACAAACATTAATGATGTCAACTCAATATAAAAAAATATTAAAAAAATCACATTTATATTTAAAAAATTAA
- the fmt gene encoding methionyl-tRNA formyltransferase, whose amino-acid sequence MLKKKTKIIFAGSDKFSLAHLRSLFFSQNIISAVLTKPDNQYFKKKKKAFSSVKNFSIKNKIKIFQPKDLYEEKFYLNIKKINPDLLIVSSYGMIIPKKILQLFPLGGINVHASLLPKWKGAAPIQRSILHGDKKTGISVIKMNSKMDSGKIIYQLSCPIYYNDNTKKLSIRLIPISLQCMYQALNIILSKKKKKFHKQKRNQETFALKIKKEEAIISWSQTVIEIDRKIRAFSLWPICKFFFKKLLIQIKKSSIISIKKNNFKNGEIVNITKKGVQVNTKTGILNIEKIKIPGKKTMYIHEILNSRRKMFIKNKILK is encoded by the coding sequence ATGTTAAAAAAAAAAACAAAAATAATTTTTGCTGGAAGCGATAAATTTTCATTAGCACATCTTCGATCATTATTTTTTTCCCAAAATATTATTTCAGCTGTTTTAACAAAACCAGATAATCAATATTTTAAAAAAAAAAAAAAAGCATTTTCTTCTGTAAAAAATTTTTCTATTAAAAATAAAATAAAAATATTTCAACCAAAAGATTTATATGAAGAAAAATTTTACTTAAATATTAAAAAAATAAATCCTGATTTATTAATTGTATCATCTTATGGAATGATAATTCCAAAAAAAATATTACAACTATTTCCTTTAGGAGGTATTAATGTACATGCTTCTTTATTACCAAAATGGAAAGGAGCTGCTCCTATACAACGATCTATTCTTCATGGTGATAAAAAAACTGGAATTAGCGTTATAAAAATGAATTCAAAAATGGATTCTGGAAAAATAATTTATCAATTATCTTGTCCTATATATTATAATGATAATACTAAAAAATTATCTATCAGATTGATACCTATTTCTTTACAATGTATGTATCAAGCATTAAATATTATCTTAAGTAAAAAAAAAAAAAAATTTCATAAGCAAAAAAGAAATCAAGAAACTTTTGCATTAAAAATAAAAAAAGAAGAAGCAATTATTTCATGGTCACAAACTGTTATAGAAATAGATCGAAAAATTCGAGCGTTTAGTTTATGGCCGATTTGTAAATTTTTTTTTAAAAAATTATTAATACAAATTAAAAAATCATCAATTATTTCTATTAAAAAAAATAATTTTAAAAATGGAGAAATAGTTAATATCACAAAAAAAGGAGTACAAGTAAATACAAAAACTGGTATATTAAATATAGAAAAAATTAAAATTCCAGGAAAAAAAACAATGTATATACATGAAATATTAAATTCAAGAAGAAAAATGTTTATTAAAAATAAAATATTAAAATAA
- a CDS encoding DNA-directed RNA polymerase subunit alpha, translating into MQGFVEDFLKPRLVDIQQISATHAKITLEPLERGFGHTLGNALRRILLSSISGCAVTEVEIDGILHEYMHKEGVKEDILDILLNLKGLSIKLFGKDEVTLYLKKSGIGPVLAKDINHDNSTEIINNKHIICNLTCSDASIDIRMKVTRGRGYITAKSRKENYDNEHIIGKLFLDVTYSPIERIMYTVESARVEQRTDLDKLIIEMETNGTIDPEDAIRKAATILAQQLEAFVDLRGVREPEIKEEKPEFEPVLLRPVDDLELTVRSANCLKAESIHYIGDLVQKTEVELLKTPNLGKKSLTEIKDVLASRGLSLGMKLDNWPPKSLLED; encoded by the coding sequence ATGCAAGGTTTTGTAGAAGATTTTTTAAAACCTAGATTAGTTGATATTCAACAAATTAGTGCCACACATGCTAAAATTACTTTAGAACCATTAGAACGTGGTTTTGGACATACTTTAGGAAATGCTTTACGAAGAATTTTATTATCTTCTATTTCAGGATGTGCAGTTACAGAGGTTGAAATAGATGGAATCTTACATGAATATATGCATAAGGAAGGAGTAAAAGAAGATATATTAGATATTCTTTTAAATTTAAAAGGTTTATCAATAAAATTATTTGGAAAAGATGAAGTCACTTTATATTTAAAAAAAAGCGGGATTGGTCCAGTTTTAGCTAAAGATATTAATCATGATAATTCTACTGAAATTATAAATAACAAACACATTATTTGTAATCTTACTTGTTCGGATGCATCAATTGATATTAGAATGAAAGTAACACGAGGAAGAGGATATATTACAGCAAAATCTAGAAAAGAAAATTATGATAATGAACATATTATTGGAAAACTCTTTCTTGATGTTACTTATAGCCCAATAGAACGTATTATGTATACAGTTGAATCTGCCCGGGTAGAACAAAGAACTGATTTAGATAAATTAATTATAGAAATGGAAACTAATGGAACTATTGATCCTGAAGATGCAATTAGAAAAGCAGCTACTATTTTAGCTCAACAACTAGAAGCTTTTGTAGATTTAAGAGGTGTTCGTGAGCCAGAAATTAAAGAAGAAAAACCAGAATTTGAACCTGTTTTATTACGACCAGTAGATGATTTAGAATTAACTGTACGATCTGCTAATTGTTTGAAAGCAGAAAGCATTCATTACATTGGTGATTTAGTACAAAAAACAGAAGTAGAATTACTCAAAACTCCAAATTTAGGTAAAAAATCACTTACTGAAATTAAAGATGTATTAGCATCACGTGGATTATCATTAGGAATGAAATTAGATAATTGGCCACCTAAAAGTCTTTTAGAAGATTAA
- the aroE gene encoding shikimate dehydrogenase, giving the protein MQNSKYCEKKIHIALFGNPIEHSLSPLIHKNFSKEIKINYNYNSFLCTKSNFFVIVKNFFQNGGFGCNITVPFKKKSFQISNKNTKYVKISNSVNVLKKSSNNNIIGYNTDGIGLIYDLNRLKYITENSFILILGSGGAVYSIVYHLLKKKCCIFILNRTISKSCILVNKFKKFGKIFVFDKNLYTKKFDIIINATSCGLYNFSPKFPKNLIFPNTKCYDISYSKNKKLTPFLSTCRDLGSRKYSDGLGMLVAQAAYSCYIWFNILPNIKKNINLLKSII; this is encoded by the coding sequence ATGCAAAATAGTAAATATTGTGAAAAAAAAATTCATATTGCTTTGTTCGGAAATCCCATAGAGCATTCTTTATCTCCATTAATACATAAAAATTTTTCTAAAGAGATAAAAATTAATTATAATTATAACTCTTTTTTATGTACAAAATCAAATTTTTTTGTTATAGTAAAAAATTTTTTTCAAAATGGTGGTTTTGGATGCAACATTACTGTTCCTTTTAAAAAAAAATCATTTCAAATTTCAAATAAAAATACTAAATATGTAAAAATTTCTAATTCGGTAAATGTTTTAAAAAAAAGTTCAAATAATAATATTATTGGTTACAACACGGATGGAATTGGATTAATTTATGATTTAAATCGTTTAAAATATATCACAGAAAATTCTTTTATTTTAATATTAGGTTCAGGTGGAGCTGTATATTCTATTGTATATCATTTATTAAAAAAAAAATGTTGTATTTTTATTTTAAATCGAACAATTAGTAAATCATGTATTTTAGTAAATAAATTTAAAAAATTTGGAAAAATTTTTGTTTTTGATAAAAATTTATATACAAAAAAATTTGATATTATTATTAATGCCACTTCATGCGGGTTATATAATTTCTCTCCTAAATTTCCAAAAAATTTGATATTTCCAAATACAAAATGTTATGATATTTCTTATTCAAAAAATAAAAAATTAACCCCTTTTTTATCTACTTGTAGAGATTTAGGTAGTAGAAAATATTCTGATGGCTTAGGAATGTTAGTAGCACAAGCAGCATATTCATGTTATATATGGTTTAACATACTACCAAACATTAAAAAAAATATTAATTTATTAAAATCTATTATATAA
- the rplE gene encoding 50S ribosomal protein L5, translating into MSRLYLYYKNKVIPNLIKKFNYSSIMAVPQIIKITLNMGIGKSIINKKILDYAIDDLTKISGQKPIITIAKKSIASFKIRKGYPIGCKVTLRGRRKWDFFDKLITIVIPRIRDFRGMSRKSFDGRGNYSLGIREQIIFPEINYEKIDSIRGMDITITTNSKSNQEGECLLTEFDFPFQK; encoded by the coding sequence ATGTCAAGATTATATTTATATTATAAAAATAAAGTTATTCCTAATTTGATAAAAAAATTTAATTATTCTAGTATAATGGCTGTTCCACAAATTATAAAAATTACTTTAAATATGGGAATTGGTAAATCTATAATAAATAAGAAAATATTAGATTATGCAATTGATGATTTAACTAAGATTTCTGGTCAAAAACCAATTATTACTATTGCTAAAAAATCAATTGCTAGTTTTAAAATTCGTAAAGGTTATCCTATTGGATGTAAGGTAACGTTAAGAGGAAGAAGAAAATGGGATTTTTTTGATAAATTAATTACTATTGTAATACCAAGAATTCGTGATTTTAGAGGTATGTCACGTAAATCTTTTGATGGTAGAGGGAATTATAGTTTAGGTATCCGTGAACAAATTATTTTTCCAGAAATTAATTATGAAAAAATTGATTCTATTAGAGGAATGGATATTACTATAACTACAAATTCTAAATCTAACCAAGAAGGTGAATGTTTATTAACTGAATTTGATTTTCCTTTTCAAAAATAA
- the rplQ gene encoding 50S ribosomal protein L17, translating to MRHRKIGRLLNRTRSHLKSMFKNMTCSLVKYEYLKTTLSKAKELRRFIEPIITIAKYDTIANRRIVFSRVRDIFTVKKLFHELGPHFYSRPGGYLRILKCGFRKGDNSIIAYVELVGRNF from the coding sequence ATGAGACATAGAAAAATTGGACGATTATTAAATAGAACACGAAGTCATTTAAAATCTATGTTTAAAAATATGACTTGTTCTTTAGTAAAGTATGAATATTTAAAAACAACTTTATCTAAAGCAAAAGAATTACGTCGTTTTATAGAACCTATTATTACAATAGCAAAATATGATACGATTGCTAATCGTCGAATTGTATTTTCTCGTGTTCGTGATATTTTTACAGTAAAAAAACTATTTCATGAATTAGGTCCACATTTTTATTCTCGTCCAGGGGGTTATTTACGTATATTAAAATGTGGATTTAGAAAAGGTGATAATTCTATCATTGCTTATGTAGAATTAGTTGGTCGTAATTTTTAA
- the rpsK gene encoding 30S ribosomal protein S11 — MSKKKLNQPKKRIKRQILDGIAHIHASFNNTIVTITDRKGNTLGWATSGGSGFRGSRKSTPFAAQVAAEKCADRVKDYGIKNLEVMIKGPGPGRESTIRALNSSGFRITNIIDVTPIPHNGCRPSKKRRV, encoded by the coding sequence ATGTCAAAAAAAAAATTAAATCAACCAAAAAAACGTATTAAAAGACAAATTTTAGATGGAATTGCTCATATTCATGCATCATTTAATAATACTATAGTAACTATTACAGATCGTAAAGGTAATACTTTAGGTTGGGCAACTTCGGGTGGTTCTGGATTTAGAGGATCAAGAAAATCGACACCTTTTGCCGCACAAGTAGCTGCAGAAAAATGTGCAGATCGTGTAAAAGATTATGGAATAAAAAATTTAGAAGTTATGATAAAAGGTCCTGGTCCTGGTCGTGAATCTACTATTCGAGCATTAAATTCTTCTGGTTTTCGCATTACAAATATTATAGATGTTACACCTATTCCTCATAATGGTTGTCGTCCATCAAAAAAACGTAGAGTGTAA
- the rplO gene encoding 50S ribosomal protein L15, whose product MYLNSLSNSVYKKRSKKRICRGIGSGWGKTGGRGHKGQKSRSGGKIRKSFEGGQTPLYRRIPKFGFRSKKKKFFDEIRLFELDCFHNLKYINLSILKKINLINKNIKYVKIIKSGLINRPIIISGLSVTKGARLCIESAGGVVKS is encoded by the coding sequence ATGTATTTAAATTCATTATCAAATTCTGTATATAAAAAAAGGTCTAAAAAACGCATATGTAGAGGAATTGGTTCAGGTTGGGGAAAAACAGGAGGACGTGGACATAAAGGTCAAAAATCTAGATCAGGTGGAAAAATACGAAAAAGTTTTGAAGGAGGGCAAACACCATTATATAGAAGAATTCCAAAATTTGGTTTTCGTTCTAAGAAAAAAAAATTTTTTGATGAAATTAGATTATTTGAATTAGATTGTTTTCATAATTTAAAATATATTAATTTATCTATTTTAAAAAAAATAAATTTAATTAATAAGAATATTAAATATGTTAAGATTATCAAATCTGGATTGATTAATAGACCTATAATAATTTCTGGTTTGTCTGTAACTAAGGGAGCTCGTTTATGTATAGAATCAGCTGGAGGAGTAGTTAAAAGTTAA
- the rplR gene encoding 50S ribosomal protein L18, with translation MKGYVNKKKTRIRRYTKIRKKIRSNRDFRLVIHRTSKHIYAQIISCKTSFVLVCASTLEFRKLNINNIYTGNKISAKIIGKLIAERALIKGIKKVFFDRSGFKYHGRIEELAKSARVSGLIF, from the coding sequence ATGAAAGGTTATGTAAACAAAAAAAAAACTAGGATTAGACGTTATACTAAAATACGTAAAAAAATAAGAAGTAATCGTGATTTTCGTTTAGTAATTCACCGTACTTCAAAGCATATTTATGCTCAAATTATTTCATGTAAAACTTCTTTTGTTTTAGTATGTGCATCTACTTTAGAATTTAGAAAATTAAATATAAATAATATCTATACAGGAAATAAAATTTCTGCAAAAATAATTGGAAAATTAATTGCAGAGCGAGCTTTAATCAAAGGAATCAAAAAAGTATTTTTTGATAGATCAGGCTTTAAATATCACGGTAGAATAGAAGAATTAGCTAAATCAGCCCGTGTATCAGGTTTAATTTTCTAA
- the def gene encoding peptide deformylase codes for MSIRKILQFPDYRLRLLSKPIKIINKKTKKIIYDMFDTMYANNGIGLAAPQINILKQIIVISSLKPTMSELVLINPVILKKNKKYINTIEGCLSIPKKTAKIKRSSCIKIQAINTYGKSFTLTAKSLLSICIQHEIDHLIGKLFIDYIN; via the coding sequence ATGTCAATACGTAAAATACTACAATTTCCAGATTATCGTTTACGATTACTATCTAAACCTATTAAGATTATAAATAAAAAAACAAAAAAAATAATCTATGATATGTTTGATACAATGTATGCTAATAATGGTATTGGGTTAGCTGCTCCCCAAATAAATATTTTGAAACAAATCATTGTTATTAGTTCTCTAAAACCTACAATGTCTGAATTAGTTTTAATTAATCCAGTAATTTTAAAAAAAAATAAAAAATATATAAATACAATTGAAGGTTGTTTATCAATTCCTAAAAAAACTGCTAAAATAAAAAGATCTAGTTGTATAAAAATACAAGCAATAAATACTTACGGAAAATCATTTACATTAACAGCAAAATCATTGCTATCAATATGCATTCAACATGAAATAGATCATTTAATTGGAAAATTATTTATAGATTATATTAATTAA
- the rpsM gene encoding 30S ribosomal protein S13, protein MTRIAGINISDKKHILVALTSIYGIGISLSKKICFSIGIRCDVKINSLTKEKIESLRSIISKFLVEGDLRREKTINIKRLMDIGCYRGLRHRKHLPVRGQRTKTNARTRKGPRKLIKSR, encoded by the coding sequence ATGACTAGAATTGCGGGAATAAATATTTCTGATAAAAAACATATTTTAGTAGCTTTAACAAGTATTTATGGTATTGGAATATCTTTATCTAAAAAAATTTGTTTTTCTATAGGTATTAGATGTGATGTAAAAATTAATTCTTTAACAAAAGAAAAAATTGAATCATTACGTTCAATAATATCAAAATTTTTAGTAGAAGGTGATTTGCGTAGAGAAAAAACTATTAATATTAAAAGACTTATGGATATTGGTTGTTATAGAGGATTACGTCATCGTAAACATCTTCCAGTTAGAGGTCAAAGAACAAAAACAAATGCCCGTACTCGGAAAGGTCCTAGAAAATTAATAAAAAGTAGATAA